One Mycobacterium sp. SMC-4 DNA window includes the following coding sequences:
- the prcA gene encoding proteasome subunit alpha, with translation MSFPYFISPEQAMRERSELARKGIARGRSVIALAYADGVLFVAENPSRSLQKVSELYDRVGFAAVGRFNEFNNLRSGGIRFADTQGYAYSRRDVTGRQLANVYAQTLGTIFTEQAKPYEVELCVAEVAHFGETKAPELYRITYDGSIADEPHFVVMGGTTEPIIAALGESYTENASLEDAVAIAVAALTAGGNGTEPRTLGPATLEVAILDANRPRRAFRRITGAALEAMLPQADSATEDDSAGDTS, from the coding sequence GTGAGCTTTCCGTATTTCATCTCGCCCGAGCAGGCGATGCGCGAGCGTTCCGAGCTCGCCCGCAAGGGAATCGCGCGCGGCCGCAGCGTGATCGCGCTGGCCTACGCCGACGGCGTGTTGTTCGTTGCGGAGAACCCGTCGCGGTCGCTGCAAAAGGTCAGTGAGCTCTACGATCGGGTCGGCTTCGCGGCCGTGGGACGGTTCAACGAGTTCAACAACCTGCGCAGCGGTGGAATTCGGTTCGCCGACACTCAAGGCTACGCCTATTCGCGTCGGGACGTGACCGGCCGACAGTTGGCCAATGTGTACGCCCAGACGCTGGGCACGATCTTCACCGAACAGGCCAAGCCCTACGAGGTCGAGCTGTGTGTGGCCGAGGTGGCGCACTTCGGCGAGACCAAAGCCCCCGAGCTGTACCGCATCACCTACGACGGGTCCATCGCCGACGAGCCGCATTTCGTCGTGATGGGCGGCACGACCGAGCCGATCATCGCCGCGCTGGGCGAGTCCTACACCGAGAATGCCTCGTTGGAGGACGCGGTGGCGATCGCGGTCGCGGCGCTGACGGCCGGTGGAAACGGGACCGAGCCCCGCACGCTGGGCCCCGCGACGCTGGAGGTGGCCATCCTCGACGCCAACCGGCCCCGGCGAGCCTTCCGTCGCATTACCGGTGCCGCATTGGAAGCGATGCTGCCGCAGGCTGATTCGGCTACCGAGGATGATTCGGCGGGCGACACGTCCTAA
- the prcB gene encoding proteasome subunit beta — MTWPHNDHSALPSALPLTHTGVNLSSFSDFLRHQAPHLLPGAGPMPSDALPHGTTIVALKFPGGVVMAGDRRATQGHMIASRDVQKVYITDDYTATGIAGTAAIAVEFARLYAVELEHYEKLEGVALTFPGKVNRLSTMVRGNLGAALQGFVALPLLAGYDLDDPNPEAAGRIVSFDAAGGHNLEEEGYQSVGSGSIFAKSSMKKLYSQVSDGDSALRVAIEALYDAADDDSATGGPDLVRGIFPTAVMITADGAVEITEEQIAAVCREIIDNRSREDTFGPDARPLRGDEL, encoded by the coding sequence GTGACCTGGCCGCATAACGATCATTCGGCCTTACCGTCCGCGCTACCCCTGACCCACACCGGTGTGAACCTGTCGTCGTTCAGTGATTTCCTGCGCCACCAGGCGCCTCACCTACTGCCCGGTGCGGGACCGATGCCGAGTGACGCACTGCCGCACGGCACCACCATCGTGGCGCTGAAGTTCCCCGGGGGCGTCGTGATGGCGGGGGACCGCAGGGCCACTCAGGGGCACATGATCGCCAGCCGCGACGTGCAGAAGGTCTACATCACCGACGACTACACCGCCACCGGTATCGCCGGCACCGCCGCGATCGCGGTGGAGTTCGCCCGGCTCTACGCCGTCGAGCTCGAGCACTACGAAAAACTCGAGGGTGTGGCACTGACCTTCCCCGGCAAGGTCAACCGACTGTCGACCATGGTGCGAGGCAACCTCGGGGCGGCCCTGCAAGGTTTCGTGGCGCTGCCGCTGCTGGCGGGCTACGACCTCGATGACCCCAACCCCGAGGCGGCCGGTCGCATCGTGTCGTTCGACGCTGCGGGCGGCCACAACCTCGAAGAGGAGGGCTACCAGTCGGTCGGGTCAGGCTCGATCTTCGCGAAGTCATCGATGAAGAAGCTGTATTCGCAAGTCAGCGACGGGGATTCCGCACTGCGGGTAGCCATCGAGGCGCTGTACGACGCCGCCGACGACGACTCCGCAACCGGTGGCCCGGATCTGGTGCGAGGAATCTTCCCGACCGCGGTGATGATCACCGCCGACGGCGCGGTCGAAATCACCGAGGAGCAGATCGCCGCGGTGTGTCGCGAGATCATCGACAACCGTTCGCGGGAAGACACGTTCGGACCCGACGCCAGGCCGTTGCGAGGTGACGAACTGTGA
- a CDS encoding ubiquitin-like protein Pup: protein MAQEQTKRGGGGGEDDDLTGSTAAGQERREKLTEETDDLLDEIDDVLEENAEDFVRAYVQKGGQ from the coding sequence ATGGCTCAGGAGCAGACCAAGCGTGGCGGCGGGGGCGGCGAAGACGACGACCTCACCGGCAGCACGGCCGCCGGCCAGGAGCGCCGCGAGAAGCTGACTGAGGAAACCGACGACCTGCTCGACGAGATCGACGACGTCCTGGAGGAGAACGCCGAGGACTTCGTGCGCGCATACGTGCAGAAGGGTGGACAGTGA